In one window of Thalassotalea agarivorans DNA:
- a CDS encoding TlpA family protein disulfide reductase, translated as MIKNLLIQALFFVGLFLLFSWFKELDMLEINQDVSQSAETMTSLSGEQISIATPGKAKLVYFFAPWCQVCNFSIDNLESFHQQGLDIEVYAIALDYENEDAVKQFVSRHELSFPILLGDNQMKHRFKIKGYPSYYLVDKHNKVVAKSMGYSTEVGMLARTLLIK; from the coding sequence ATGATCAAAAATCTTCTTATTCAAGCATTGTTTTTTGTCGGACTTTTCCTGCTTTTTAGCTGGTTTAAAGAGCTCGACATGCTTGAAATTAATCAAGACGTCAGTCAATCTGCCGAAACTATGACGTCACTTTCTGGCGAACAAATTAGCATTGCAACACCAGGTAAAGCAAAGCTCGTGTACTTCTTCGCGCCTTGGTGTCAGGTATGCAACTTTAGTATTGATAACTTAGAGAGCTTTCATCAGCAGGGCTTAGATATCGAAGTGTATGCAATCGCCTTAGACTACGAAAACGAGGATGCGGTAAAACAATTTGTTTCGCGCCATGAATTATCTTTTCCTATTTTGCTAGGCGACAATCAAATGAAGCATCGTTTCAAAATTAAGGGCTATCCAAGCTATTATTTAGTGGATAAACACAACAAGGTTGTTGCTAAGTCGATGGGTTATTCTACAGAAGTCGGTATGCTTGCTAGAACCTTACTAATTAAATAG
- the trxB gene encoding thioredoxin-disulfide reductase, with product MSDVRHCPLLILGSGPAGYTAAVYAARANMNPVLITGMQQGGQLTTTTDVENWPGDADDLTGPALMERMQAHAEKFETEIVFDHINEVTLTERPFRLKGDSGEYTCDALIICTGASAQYLGLPSEEAFMGKGVSACATCDGFFYRNQKVAVVGGGNTAVEEALYLSNIASEVHLIHRRDTFRSEKILTQRLMDKVENGNIVLHLDRTLDEVLGDNMGVTGLRLKDTKSDSTEEIDVAGVFIAIGHKPNTDIFKGQLDMKDGYLTIESGTQGNATQTSIEGVFAAGDVADHIYRQAITSAGSGCMAALDAERYLDAKG from the coding sequence ATGAGCGACGTAAGACATTGCCCTTTATTGATTTTAGGTTCTGGCCCAGCGGGTTATACAGCAGCCGTTTATGCTGCACGTGCAAACATGAACCCAGTATTAATCACAGGCATGCAACAAGGTGGTCAATTAACGACTACAACTGATGTAGAAAACTGGCCTGGTGACGCAGATGACCTTACTGGTCCGGCGTTGATGGAACGTATGCAAGCGCATGCTGAAAAATTTGAAACTGAAATAGTTTTCGACCATATCAATGAAGTGACACTAACTGAGCGCCCTTTCCGATTAAAAGGTGACAGTGGCGAATATACCTGTGACGCATTGATTATTTGTACAGGTGCATCTGCGCAGTATTTAGGTTTACCTTCTGAAGAAGCCTTTATGGGTAAAGGTGTATCGGCATGTGCAACTTGTGACGGATTCTTCTATCGCAATCAAAAAGTTGCTGTAGTTGGTGGTGGTAATACGGCTGTTGAAGAAGCATTGTATTTATCAAACATCGCATCTGAAGTGCACCTTATCCACCGTAGAGATACCTTTAGAAGTGAAAAAATCTTAACTCAGCGTCTTATGGACAAGGTTGAGAATGGTAACATCGTATTGCACTTAGACAGAACATTAGATGAAGTCTTAGGCGATAACATGGGTGTTACGGGACTACGTTTAAAAGATACGAAGTCTGATAGCACAGAAGAAATTGATGTGGCTGGTGTATTTATTGCGATTGGTCATAAACCAAATACCGATATCTTCAAAGGTCAACTTGACATGAAAGATGGTTATTTAACGATCGAAAGCGGTACACAAGGCAATGCTACGCAAACTAGCATTGAAGGTGTTTTTGCTGCGGGTGACGTTGCTGACCATATTTATCGTCAAGCTATCACTTCTGCCGGCTCTGGTTGTATGGCGGCATTAGATGCAGAACGTTATTTAGACGCTAAAGGCTAA
- a CDS encoding DNA translocase FtsK, translating to MDVTLSSETHSQPNQLTGVQRLLEAGLLVTTVFSMFLMLAIYTFDPADPGWSQTGYQTPIRNLGGAVGAYLSDMLLSVFGFFAYFIPFIIAVMGWMLFQRIHALMQIDYLTLGLRIIGFILFTLGITALLSMHSDDIHYFSAGGILGDYTSSAFIPYFSIAGSNLLFLMLLGSGFVLLTGFSFLTFIDKTGEYAIKGAIYLKGVPAIIKEKFGTGDIEHDAASDKVKIEAYQTPMVEQEEVKQAFTALQEADDEQSKESVRAVKEEPFLNIDELLNTPIDKEDVVEEDDDVETEALADDDVVEEVSTATRTKKTTAKTSMDKYKGMPSIELLDRADKNENPINQEELDQVSRLVEAKLLDFNVQAQVVAVYPGPVITRFELDLAPGVKVSKISNLSKDLARSLSAISVRVVEVIPGKSVIGLELPNKHREIVHLSEVIACDKFAKSKSPLTMVLGKDIAGDPVVVDLAKMPHLLVAGTTGSGKSVGVNTMILSLMYKSTPEDVRLIMIDPKMLELSVYEGIPHLLAEVVTDMKEAANALRWCVGEMERRYKLMSAMGVRNLKGFNQKVEQAIKAGQPLTDPLWKPGESMDETAPELTKLPAIVVVVDEFADMMMIVGKKVEELIARIAQKARAAGIHLVLATQRPSVDVITGLIKANIPTRIAFQVSSRIDSRTILDQQGAEQLLGQGDMLYLPPGSGVPTRVHGAFVDDHEVHAVVSDWKSRGEPNYLDEILSGESEQEILLPGEQPENGESELDALYDEAVMFVTESRRVSISSVQRKFRIGYNRAARIVEEMQMQGVVSSPGHNGAREVLAPPPVKD from the coding sequence ATGGATGTAACATTGTCTTCAGAAACGCATTCTCAACCTAATCAGTTAACCGGCGTACAACGACTGTTAGAAGCAGGTCTGTTGGTCACGACGGTCTTTTCCATGTTTCTCATGCTGGCAATCTATACGTTTGACCCAGCAGATCCTGGTTGGTCTCAAACCGGCTATCAGACACCTATTCGTAATTTAGGCGGCGCGGTAGGTGCCTACCTAAGCGATATGCTATTGAGTGTGTTTGGTTTTTTCGCGTATTTTATTCCGTTTATTATTGCTGTCATGGGTTGGATGTTGTTCCAACGCATCCACGCTTTAATGCAGATAGATTACTTAACGTTGGGGTTAAGAATCATCGGTTTTATCTTGTTCACACTAGGCATTACCGCGTTATTAAGTATGCACTCAGATGACATACATTATTTTAGTGCAGGTGGCATTTTAGGTGATTACACAAGCAGTGCTTTCATACCGTATTTTTCTATTGCCGGCAGTAATCTCTTATTTTTAATGCTGCTAGGCAGTGGTTTTGTGTTACTGACAGGATTCTCGTTTTTAACCTTTATTGATAAAACCGGCGAATATGCCATTAAAGGTGCAATCTACTTGAAGGGTGTGCCAGCTATTATCAAAGAAAAATTTGGTACCGGCGATATTGAACACGATGCGGCCTCAGATAAAGTTAAAATTGAAGCCTATCAAACGCCAATGGTGGAGCAAGAAGAAGTGAAACAAGCATTCACCGCCTTGCAAGAAGCTGACGACGAACAAAGCAAAGAAAGCGTTAGAGCAGTAAAAGAAGAACCGTTTTTAAACATTGACGAATTGCTTAATACGCCAATAGATAAAGAAGACGTGGTTGAAGAAGATGATGACGTTGAAACCGAAGCATTAGCTGATGACGATGTTGTTGAAGAGGTTTCTACTGCTACCAGAACGAAAAAAACAACCGCTAAAACGTCGATGGATAAGTACAAAGGTATGCCTTCCATTGAATTGCTTGATAGAGCGGATAAGAACGAAAACCCTATCAACCAAGAAGAACTTGATCAGGTTAGCCGTTTAGTTGAAGCAAAATTGCTCGACTTCAATGTACAAGCGCAGGTTGTTGCCGTTTATCCAGGCCCAGTCATTACTCGTTTCGAGCTTGACCTAGCGCCGGGTGTGAAAGTCAGCAAAATTTCTAACCTGTCTAAAGATTTGGCTCGAAGTTTATCTGCTATAAGCGTGCGCGTTGTTGAGGTGATTCCAGGTAAATCTGTGATCGGCCTAGAGCTGCCGAATAAGCATCGTGAAATTGTGCACCTCAGTGAAGTTATCGCGTGCGATAAGTTTGCTAAGTCGAAATCGCCATTAACCATGGTTTTAGGTAAGGATATTGCCGGTGACCCTGTGGTGGTTGATCTTGCAAAAATGCCACACCTTTTGGTTGCAGGTACAACAGGTTCGGGTAAATCTGTCGGTGTAAACACCATGATTTTGAGCTTGATGTACAAATCAACGCCAGAAGATGTGCGCCTGATTATGATCGACCCTAAGATGCTTGAACTATCGGTTTACGAAGGCATTCCACATTTATTAGCAGAAGTGGTTACCGATATGAAAGAGGCCGCTAACGCCCTTAGATGGTGTGTTGGTGAAATGGAGCGTCGCTATAAGCTGATGTCTGCCATGGGTGTGCGTAACTTAAAAGGCTTCAATCAAAAAGTTGAACAAGCAATAAAAGCAGGGCAGCCATTAACTGATCCGTTGTGGAAACCAGGCGAAAGTATGGATGAAACGGCGCCAGAGTTAACTAAATTGCCTGCTATTGTTGTGGTTGTTGACGAATTTGCCGACATGATGATGATTGTTGGTAAAAAAGTCGAAGAGCTTATTGCTCGTATAGCGCAAAAGGCACGTGCCGCTGGGATTCACTTGGTGCTTGCAACACAAAGACCCTCTGTGGATGTTATTACGGGTTTAATCAAAGCTAATATTCCAACGCGTATTGCGTTTCAAGTGAGCTCAAGAATCGACTCGCGCACTATCTTAGACCAACAGGGGGCAGAACAATTGCTTGGCCAAGGTGATATGCTTTATCTACCACCAGGTAGTGGTGTACCAACCCGTGTCCATGGCGCCTTTGTTGACGATCACGAGGTTCATGCCGTGGTTAGTGATTGGAAATCTCGTGGTGAGCCTAATTACCTGGATGAAATTTTATCTGGCGAAAGCGAACAAGAAATTTTGTTACCTGGTGAGCAGCCTGAAAATGGCGAATCTGAGCTTGACGCGCTGTACGATGAGGCGGTTATGTTTGTGACAGAAAGTCGCAGAGTGTCTATTTCAAGTGTGCAACGTAAGTTCCGTATCGGTTATAACCGCGCTGCTCGTATCGTAGAAGAAATGCAAATGCAGGGTGTTGTAAGCTCACCTGGTCATAACGGTGCTAGAGAAGTGTTAGCACCACCACCCGTAAAAGATTAA
- the serS gene encoding serine--tRNA ligase, whose product MLDPKLLRSDIETTAQALAKRGVELDVAKLTALEESRKAIQVKTQELQSERNTRSKSIGQAKARGEDIQPLLAEVSELGDKLEAAKQEQNDVLAEINAIASAIPNLVHESVPAGDSEDDNVEVRRWGTPKTFDFDVKDHVDLAAALDKGLDFESGAKLAGTRFAVMRGHIAKLHRALAQFMLDVHSQEHGYEEMYVPYLVNHDSLYGTGQLPKFGEDLFHTDLANRKFSLIPTAEVPLTNLVRDEIVEDKALPIKMCAHTPCFRSEAGSSGRDIRGLIRQHQFDKVEMVQLVKPEDSFTALDELTRHAEVILEKLELPYRTVVLCTGDIGFSATKTFDIEVWLPAQNTYREISSCSNMGDFQARRMQARFRNSETGKPELMHTLNGSGLAVGRTLVAVLENYQQADGSIQVPEVLVPYMHGLTVLSAK is encoded by the coding sequence ATGCTTGATCCAAAACTTTTACGTTCAGATATAGAAACTACTGCACAGGCGCTAGCAAAGCGCGGTGTTGAATTAGATGTCGCTAAATTAACTGCTTTAGAAGAGTCTAGAAAAGCAATTCAAGTTAAAACGCAAGAATTGCAATCGGAGCGTAACACGCGTTCAAAATCAATTGGTCAAGCAAAAGCACGTGGTGAAGACATTCAGCCATTACTTGCCGAGGTGAGCGAGTTAGGTGACAAGCTAGAAGCAGCCAAGCAAGAACAAAATGATGTATTGGCAGAAATCAACGCGATTGCTTCAGCGATCCCTAATTTAGTCCATGAATCAGTACCAGCAGGTGATAGCGAAGACGACAACGTAGAAGTACGTCGTTGGGGTACACCGAAAACATTTGATTTTGACGTAAAAGATCATGTTGATTTAGCGGCAGCATTAGATAAAGGCTTAGACTTTGAAAGCGGCGCAAAACTTGCGGGTACGCGCTTTGCTGTAATGCGTGGTCATATCGCTAAATTACATCGTGCATTAGCGCAATTCATGCTTGATGTGCATTCACAAGAGCACGGCTACGAAGAAATGTACGTACCTTATCTTGTTAATCACGACTCTTTATACGGTACAGGTCAATTGCCTAAGTTTGGCGAAGATCTTTTCCATACCGATTTAGCGAATCGTAAATTTTCACTGATCCCAACAGCGGAAGTACCGTTAACCAACTTAGTACGTGATGAGATTGTTGAAGACAAAGCCCTTCCGATTAAAATGTGTGCGCACACGCCATGTTTTCGTAGCGAGGCAGGCTCTTCAGGCCGTGACATTAGAGGCTTGATTCGTCAGCACCAATTCGACAAGGTCGAAATGGTACAGTTAGTAAAACCAGAAGATTCATTTACAGCACTAGATGAACTAACGCGTCATGCCGAAGTGATTTTAGAAAAGCTGGAATTGCCATACAGAACCGTAGTGCTTTGTACTGGTGACATTGGTTTTAGTGCAACAAAAACCTTTGATATTGAAGTGTGGTTGCCAGCGCAAAACACCTATAGAGAAATTTCTTCTTGTTCAAACATGGGTGATTTCCAAGCGCGTCGTATGCAAGCACGTTTTAGAAATAGTGAAACAGGCAAACCTGAATTAATGCACACGCTAAATGGTTCTGGCCTTGCGGTAGGGCGCACACTTGTTGCTGTGCTAGAAAACTACCAACAAGCCGATGGTAGCATTCAGGTACCAGAAGTATTAGTGCCGTATATGCATGGCCTAACTGTGCTTAGCGCAAAGTAA
- the ald gene encoding alanine dehydrogenase, with translation MIIGVPKEIKNHEYRVGMVPASVRELINHGHKVLVETQAGIGIGFTDQDYIDAGAEILATAQDVFAQSEMIVKVKEPQAVERAMLREGQILFTYLHLAPDLPQTQDLIDSKAVCIAYETVTDNQGGLPLLAPMSEVAGRMSIQAGAQALEKSNAGRGMLLGGVPGVEPAKVVVIGGGMVGANAAQMAVGMGADVVVLDRNINVLRKLDAQFGNKIKAIYSTADALEKHVLEADLVIGGVLIPGAAAPKLVTKEHIANMKPGAAIVDVAIDQGGCIETSKPTTHADPTYIVDDVVHYCVANMPGAVPRTSTFALNNATLPYIIQLANKGYKQALLDNQHLLNGLNVINGHITCESVAEALNFEYVPASKALND, from the coding sequence ATGATTATTGGTGTACCAAAAGAAATTAAAAACCACGAATACCGCGTTGGCATGGTTCCAGCAAGTGTACGTGAGTTAATCAACCACGGTCACAAAGTGCTAGTGGAAACACAAGCAGGTATCGGTATTGGTTTTACTGACCAAGATTATATTGACGCAGGTGCTGAGATATTAGCTACCGCACAAGACGTTTTCGCTCAAAGTGAAATGATCGTTAAAGTAAAAGAGCCACAAGCTGTTGAACGAGCGATGTTACGTGAAGGTCAAATACTATTCACATACCTGCACTTAGCACCTGATTTACCTCAAACACAAGATCTTATCGACAGCAAAGCGGTATGTATTGCTTATGAAACAGTCACGGATAACCAAGGTGGTTTACCACTACTTGCACCAATGAGTGAAGTCGCTGGCCGTATGTCAATTCAAGCAGGTGCACAAGCTTTAGAGAAATCTAATGCGGGTCGCGGTATGTTGTTAGGTGGCGTACCTGGCGTTGAACCAGCTAAAGTCGTTGTCATTGGCGGTGGTATGGTTGGTGCAAATGCCGCGCAAATGGCTGTAGGCATGGGCGCAGATGTTGTAGTACTTGACCGTAATATTAACGTTTTACGTAAACTAGACGCTCAGTTTGGCAACAAAATCAAAGCAATCTACTCTACTGCAGACGCATTAGAAAAGCATGTATTGGAAGCTGACCTTGTTATCGGTGGCGTATTAATCCCTGGCGCGGCAGCACCTAAGCTAGTGACCAAAGAACATATTGCCAATATGAAGCCAGGCGCGGCTATTGTAGATGTGGCTATCGACCAAGGTGGTTGTATTGAAACGTCTAAGCCAACCACGCATGCAGATCCAACTTACATCGTTGATGATGTTGTACACTACTGTGTTGCTAACATGCCTGGCGCTGTACCACGTACGTCTACGTTTGCACTTAACAATGCTACTTTGCCTTACATCATCCAACTGGCAAACAAAGGTTATAAGCAAGCACTTTTAGATAACCAGCACTTACTTAATGGTTTGAATGTTATTAATGGTCACATTACCTGTGAAAGCGTTGCTGAAGCGCTTAACTTTGAGTATGTACCTGCAAGCAAAGCGTTGAATGACTAA
- the lrp gene encoding leucine-responsive transcriptional regulator Lrp, which yields MEDRQLDRIDKNILTELQRDGRLSNVELSRRVGLSPTPCLERVKRLELDGFIMGYSARLNPTKLGAALLVIVEITLTKTSPDVFDEFSKAVQEIPVIQECHLVSGDFDFLLKTRVADMAAYRELLGDTLLRLPAVSESRTYVVMEEVKSTENIPVNI from the coding sequence ATGGAAGATAGGCAGTTGGATCGTATAGACAAAAATATTTTAACGGAACTTCAACGAGATGGCAGACTCTCAAATGTAGAGTTGTCCAGACGCGTGGGGTTAAGTCCAACACCTTGTTTGGAAAGAGTAAAACGACTCGAGTTAGACGGATTTATAATGGGCTACAGCGCTCGTTTAAACCCAACTAAACTTGGCGCCGCATTGTTGGTTATCGTAGAAATTACTTTAACAAAAACATCGCCAGACGTGTTTGACGAATTTTCAAAAGCCGTACAAGAAATACCTGTCATTCAAGAGTGTCACTTGGTCTCTGGTGATTTTGATTTTTTGTTGAAAACGCGCGTTGCAGATATGGCTGCGTATCGTGAATTGCTGGGAGATACCTTATTAAGGTTGCCTGCAGTGAGCGAGAGCAGAACTTATGTTGTGATGGAAGAAGTGAAATCTACGGAAAACATTCCAGTAAATATATGA
- the crcB gene encoding fluoride efflux transporter CrcB produces the protein MSNAISHWLIYVYVAIGGAAGASLRFFVSEIMLHFFGKGFPFATLTVNITGSLIMGILYGMLEQGIIEPSPTKTLLTIGFLGALTTFSTFSLDTFLLFQEGQTIKAILNVFLNVVLCIGAAAIGLFVVTTR, from the coding sequence ATGAGCAACGCTATTAGCCACTGGCTGATTTATGTGTATGTCGCTATTGGTGGCGCCGCAGGTGCCAGTCTCCGTTTTTTTGTCTCTGAAATAATGTTACATTTCTTCGGAAAGGGCTTTCCTTTTGCCACCTTGACCGTTAATATCACGGGCTCATTAATCATGGGTATCTTATATGGCATGCTCGAACAGGGTATAATTGAGCCATCACCGACGAAAACCCTGCTTACGATTGGCTTTCTCGGTGCATTAACAACGTTTTCAACGTTTTCATTAGATACATTTTTATTGTTCCAAGAAGGGCAAACAATAAAAGCCATACTAAATGTATTTTTAAATGTGGTGCTGTGCATTGGCGCAGCAGCAATAGGACTTTTTGTCGTAACAACTAGATAG
- the lolA gene encoding outer membrane lipoprotein chaperone LolA, with protein MEFMRHARQSCRGVMLACLFVPMGALADAKQDLMEKLASLKSLQASFSQTILDEEQNALQSSTGELSLAQPNKALWHVQSPDESMIISNGENIWFYDPFIEQVTIFDYQTSVVDTPILLLTSTDDALWQKYDITSTASETYVVTSKEQQSQVVSLTLNFNGQELVGFALLDATGQRSVVTLSNVRKNHKMKMDKFDFIVPEDTFIDDQR; from the coding sequence ATGGAGTTTATGCGTCATGCACGCCAAAGTTGTCGCGGCGTTATGTTGGCATGTTTGTTTGTTCCTATGGGCGCTTTAGCAGACGCTAAGCAAGATCTTATGGAAAAGCTTGCGTCACTTAAAAGTTTGCAAGCGAGCTTTTCTCAAACCATTCTTGACGAAGAGCAAAATGCGCTACAATCCTCTACCGGTGAACTATCGCTCGCCCAGCCAAACAAAGCATTGTGGCACGTGCAGTCGCCAGATGAGTCTATGATTATTTCAAATGGCGAAAATATTTGGTTTTACGATCCGTTTATTGAACAAGTCACCATTTTTGATTACCAAACCTCAGTGGTGGATACGCCGATATTACTGTTAACATCAACAGACGACGCGTTATGGCAGAAGTATGACATTACTAGCACTGCCAGTGAAACATATGTCGTCACATCAAAAGAACAACAATCTCAGGTGGTGTCGTTAACGCTTAATTTTAACGGTCAAGAGTTGGTTGGATTTGCTTTATTGGATGCTACCGGGCAACGCAGTGTTGTTACGCTCTCGAACGTGAGAAAAAATCATAAAATGAAGATGGACAAATTTGATTTTATTGTACCGGAAGATACCTTTATAGATGACCAACGATAA
- a CDS encoding replication-associated recombination protein A, which produces MTNDNQNFSFGFNDEATHDALPLAAKLRPQTIAEYSGQTHILSADMPLRVAIEQGQPQSVIFWGPPGTGKTTLAEIIAKHANAEIIRLSAVTAGVKDVRGAIEQATHNLTILNKRTVLFIDEVHRFNKSQQDAFLPFIEDGTIIFVGATTENPAFELNRAIISRTRVYRLNKLDDDALMQVLARAKQYYDEQSLSLQLEKTAEHTLINLADGDARRLLNLLEGAVEALASASEANITSALLEQVAGDKVAMYDKGGDAFYDLISAFHKSVRGSDADAALYWYARILVAGGDPLYVARRLLAIASEDVGNADPRAMQIAINAWDTFSRVGPAEGERAIAQATVYLALAPKSNAVYSAFKQALALAQQSNGLDVPKHLKNATSSITKELGHGQSYRYAHNEENAFAAGECYFPEELKHTRLYHPVDRGLEKQLKQKLEFLQTLNEESDEQRY; this is translated from the coding sequence ATGACCAACGATAATCAAAATTTTAGTTTTGGCTTTAATGACGAAGCCACGCATGATGCGTTGCCGTTAGCTGCTAAACTGCGTCCACAAACCATCGCAGAGTATTCTGGACAAACCCATATCTTATCAGCTGACATGCCGCTTCGAGTGGCAATAGAGCAAGGACAGCCGCAGTCAGTGATTTTTTGGGGCCCGCCGGGCACAGGTAAAACCACGCTTGCTGAAATTATCGCGAAACATGCCAATGCTGAAATTATTCGTTTGTCAGCTGTCACCGCTGGTGTAAAAGATGTACGTGGTGCAATAGAACAAGCAACGCACAACCTAACGATACTAAATAAAAGAACGGTCTTATTTATTGATGAAGTCCATCGGTTTAACAAAAGCCAACAAGATGCGTTCCTACCTTTTATTGAAGATGGCACCATCATTTTTGTTGGCGCGACTACTGAAAATCCTGCGTTTGAATTAAATCGTGCAATCATTTCAAGAACCCGCGTCTATCGTTTAAACAAATTAGACGATGACGCATTAATGCAAGTGCTCGCAAGAGCCAAGCAGTATTATGATGAACAATCGCTGTCGTTGCAGTTAGAAAAGACAGCCGAGCACACGCTTATCAACCTCGCTGACGGTGACGCTAGGCGCTTGTTAAACCTACTTGAAGGTGCTGTCGAAGCGTTGGCATCTGCTAGCGAAGCAAACATCACATCGGCTTTATTGGAGCAAGTAGCAGGCGATAAGGTAGCGATGTACGATAAGGGCGGCGACGCTTTTTACGATCTCATTAGCGCTTTTCATAAATCGGTGCGCGGGTCAGATGCTGATGCGGCGCTATATTGGTATGCGCGCATTCTCGTTGCTGGAGGCGATCCTCTCTATGTTGCGCGCAGACTATTGGCTATTGCCAGTGAAGACGTCGGTAATGCCGATCCAAGAGCCATGCAAATTGCGATCAATGCTTGGGATACATTTTCCCGTGTCGGGCCTGCAGAAGGAGAGCGAGCCATAGCGCAAGCAACGGTCTATTTGGCGTTAGCGCCAAAAAGCAATGCGGTCTATAGTGCCTTTAAACAAGCATTAGCGCTGGCACAGCAGTCAAATGGCTTAGATGTACCTAAACACCTTAAAAATGCCACTAGCAGCATCACCAAGGAGTTAGGCCATGGCCAAAGTTACCGCTATGCTCATAATGAAGAAAATGCCTTTGCCGCCGGCGAATGTTATTTTCCTGAGGAATTAAAACATACTAGGCTTTATCATCCGGTTGACAGAGGGCTGGAAAAACAACTAAAACAGAAGCTAGAATTTTTACAAACACTAAACGAGGAAAGTGATGAGCAACGCTATTAG
- a CDS encoding M14 family metallopeptidase, translating into MSVTLPYITDNFDSGNIRVLDASDPENIALEIKQDKDSDFYQWFHFKLHNTAHIKHVMHIKNAGQAAYVEGWDDYQAVASYDREHWFRVPTSYDGQTLTITFIPEHDSVYFAYFAPYSYERHQDLIHSAQHHLDCQMQVLGQTIDGRDITLLQVGEVAEGKKSIWLTARQHPGETMAEWFMEGFIDRLLDEDDGAARALLNKAVFYLVPNMNPDGSYRGHLRTNANGVNLNREWQQPSIENSPEVYYVRQKMVETGVDMHLDIHGDEALPYNFVSGCEGVPAWDDKMHQLQEQFKATLLAITPEFQDDKGYDIDEPGQANLTVASNWVGNNFNCLAYTVEMPFKDNILLPDEIVGWNDGRSALLGRDTLSAIYQIVDDLR; encoded by the coding sequence ATGTCTGTCACCTTGCCATATATTACCGACAATTTTGATAGTGGTAATATCCGCGTTTTAGACGCGTCTGATCCAGAAAATATTGCTCTGGAAATTAAACAAGATAAAGATTCTGATTTTTACCAGTGGTTTCATTTTAAACTGCATAATACCGCCCATATCAAACACGTTATGCATATTAAAAATGCAGGCCAAGCGGCTTATGTAGAAGGTTGGGACGATTATCAAGCGGTTGCCTCTTATGATCGTGAACATTGGTTCAGAGTACCCACTAGCTATGACGGTCAAACACTGACCATTACCTTTATTCCAGAGCATGACAGCGTATATTTCGCTTATTTTGCGCCATATAGCTATGAGCGTCACCAAGATCTTATTCATAGCGCACAACACCATTTAGATTGCCAAATGCAAGTCCTTGGCCAAACCATCGATGGTCGTGACATTACCTTGCTGCAAGTAGGCGAAGTAGCTGAAGGCAAAAAGTCTATTTGGCTAACGGCACGTCAACATCCAGGTGAAACCATGGCAGAGTGGTTTATGGAAGGTTTTATCGATAGATTGCTTGATGAAGACGACGGTGCAGCGCGTGCTTTACTGAACAAAGCAGTGTTTTATTTGGTGCCTAACATGAACCCAGACGGGAGCTACAGAGGGCACTTAAGAACCAATGCAAATGGTGTAAACCTCAACAGAGAATGGCAACAGCCTTCAATAGAGAACAGCCCTGAGGTCTATTACGTTAGGCAAAAAATGGTTGAGACTGGCGTTGATATGCACCTTGATATCCACGGAGATGAAGCGCTGCCGTACAACTTTGTTAGCGGTTGTGAAGGCGTGCCAGCGTGGGACGACAAGATGCATCAGTTGCAAGAACAATTCAAAGCAACCTTGTTGGCGATAACACCAGAGTTTCAAGATGACAAAGGTTATGACATTGACGAACCAGGTCAAGCAAACCTTACTGTGGCCTCTAACTGGGTAGGCAACAACTTTAACTGCCTAGCTTATACAGTAGAGATGCCATTTAAAGACAATATTCTTCTGCCCGATGAAATCGTCGGTTGGAATGACGGTCGCAGTGCTTTATTAGGTAGAGACACATTGTCTGCTATCTATCAAATCGTAGATGATTTACGATAA